The proteins below come from a single Clostridia bacterium genomic window:
- a CDS encoding 2-amino-3,7-dideoxy-D-threo-hept-6-ulosonate synthase has protein sequence MYGKTLRLSRLINPDSKRTCIVPMDHGITLGPVDGIEDYLSTLRRVAAGGVDCVILHKGLLKVVTQYPELAKVRYIMHLSASTVLAPDSNAKVLVSTVEEALKLGADGVSIHVNLGTQNETEMIKDFGKIAGACHEWGMPLLAMVYTFNKANKDVTKIAHAARLAEELGADLVKVDYPGTIEDTRKIINGVRIPVLVAGGARMDSSRKFMTMIDNALTAGAAGVAVGRNVFQSERPEIITRLISRLIHGELELSECLVQLSEYAPEFTRKVGI, from the coding sequence ATGTATGGTAAGACATTAAGACTTTCAAGACTAATTAATCCTGATTCAAAAAGGACATGCATAGTTCCGATGGATCATGGAATAACACTGGGTCCTGTTGATGGAATAGAGGACTATCTCAGTACATTAAGGCGTGTTGCGGCTGGGGGAGTTGATTGTGTAATACTGCACAAAGGTCTTTTGAAAGTAGTCACCCAATACCCAGAGTTGGCAAAGGTCAGGTACATAATGCACCTTTCTGCTTCAACAGTTTTAGCACCGGATTCAAATGCAAAAGTGCTTGTCAGTACTGTTGAAGAAGCGTTGAAGTTGGGTGCGGACGGAGTGTCAATTCATGTCAATCTGGGAACTCAAAACGAAACAGAGATGATCAAAGACTTCGGAAAAATTGCAGGTGCCTGTCATGAGTGGGGGATGCCGTTGCTGGCTATGGTTTATACATTCAACAAGGCTAATAAGGATGTGACTAAAATTGCCCACGCTGCGCGTCTAGCAGAGGAACTGGGAGCAGACCTCGTAAAGGTGGACTACCCTGGTACAATAGAAGATACAAGAAAAATTATCAACGGAGTAAGAATACCTGTACTTGTTGCGGGAGGTGCAAGAATGGACAGTTCGAGGAAGTTCATGACAATGATTGATAATGCATTGACGGCAGGCGCTGCCGGGGTTGCAGTCGGTCGTAACGTTTTCCAGAGTGAACGTCCTGAGATTATAACAAGGCTTATCAGCAGACTTATACACGGCGAACTGGAACTTTCCGAGTGCCTGGTGCAACTGAGTGAGTATGCGCCGGAATTTACCAGAAAAGTCGGGATTTGA
- a CDS encoding class I SAM-dependent methyltransferase has translation MESLPKKENTHVKFKNVFSGVKMKCIIFSDALFHFISVALSYFSEKKFDEKHGIETLKIERNIDENIDGCPYEPTPAKIFYKTMKTIEANENDYFIDFGAGKGKVLFMAAEFGIKNIVGVEISKEIYKVAQKNIKNYLSSSRKDVDISVLNCDACDFVIPDNATIFYFFHPFYINSMKEVLKNIEQSFERSPRALKIVYYYPLSDIKNLFNSQKWLKKKFTIKYKKFLPSIDDYCVVYEAIV, from the coding sequence ATGGAGAGTCTACCTAAAAAAGAGAATACTCATGTTAAATTTAAAAATGTTTTCAGTGGAGTTAAAATGAAGTGCATTATTTTTAGTGATGCTTTGTTTCATTTTATTTCGGTCGCTTTATCTTATTTTAGTGAAAAGAAATTTGATGAAAAACATGGAATCGAAACTCTCAAAATTGAAAGAAATATAGACGAAAATATCGATGGTTGTCCATATGAGCCTACGCCTGCCAAGATTTTTTATAAGACAATGAAAACTATAGAAGCCAATGAGAATGATTATTTTATAGACTTTGGAGCAGGCAAGGGTAAAGTCCTCTTTATGGCTGCAGAATTCGGAATAAAAAACATTGTTGGAGTCGAGATATCGAAAGAAATTTACAAGGTTGCACAGAAAAACATAAAAAATTATCTGAGCAGCAGCAGAAAGGATGTAGATATTTCAGTTTTGAACTGTGATGCATGCGACTTTGTTATACCTGACAACGCCACCATATTTTATTTCTTTCATCCATTCTATATTAATTCTATGAAGGAAGTATTGAAAAACATAGAGCAATCTTTTGAGAGGTCACCAAGAGCACTAAAAATTGTGTATTACTACCCATTAAGTGACATAAAAAATCTATTCAATTCACAGAAATGGTTGAAGAAGAAGTTTACTATCAAGTATAAAAAGTTTCTTCCATCTATAGATGACTACTGCGTTGTTTATGAAGCGATTGTGTAA